A DNA window from Anaerocolumna sp. AGMB13020 contains the following coding sequences:
- a CDS encoding DUF5662 family protein, producing MKWLQHLKTINHHKYLVMRYCFRAGLYRQGLLHDMSKYSPVEFLVGAKYFQGNRSPNNAEREDRGYSLAWLHHKGRNKHHLEYWIDYSVNEGAPMSGMRMPVNYVVEMFCDRVAASRIYNKEAYTDRDAYDYFNTSRQHYLIHPETEKLLEKLLVMLMERGEDETFHYIRTKVLKQGYDTIQVKDIKK from the coding sequence ATGAAGTGGTTACAGCATTTAAAAACAATTAATCATCATAAATATTTGGTGATGAGATATTGTTTCAGGGCAGGGCTTTACAGGCAGGGATTGTTACACGATATGTCCAAATACAGTCCGGTAGAATTTCTGGTAGGTGCGAAATATTTCCAGGGAAACAGAAGTCCAAACAATGCAGAAAGAGAAGACCGTGGCTACAGTCTGGCATGGCTTCATCATAAAGGCAGAAATAAACACCATCTGGAATATTGGATTGATTACAGTGTAAATGAGGGGGCTCCCATGTCTGGCATGAGAATGCCGGTAAATTACGTTGTAGAAATGTTCTGTGACAGAGTAGCAGCCAGTAGAATCTACAACAAAGAGGCATATACCGACAGAGATGCCTACGATTATTTTAATACCTCAAGACAACACTACTTAATTCACCCGGAAACAGAGAAACTCTTAGAAAAACTATTGGTAATGTTAATGGAAAGAGGAGAAGATGAAACGTTTCATTACATTAGAACCAAGGTTTTGAAACAAGGTTATGATACCATACAAGTAAAAGATATTAAAAAATAA
- a CDS encoding MFS transporter: MTILLLMIIYLAFISLGLPDSLLGSAWPAIHPGLNVPVSYAGIVTMIVSGGTIVSSFFSGAVIKKLGTGLVTAISVIMTAGALLGFAYSDSFIWLCLLAIPLGLGAGSVDAALNNFVALHYKANHMSWLHCFWGVGATLGPVIMASFLKQGGRWDLGYRTIGILQLSLSVILFLSLPLWKKVKEDNKEVEEEGQKELKKGEILKQKGVLSALFAFFAYCAIEATAGLWGSSFLVYTKEVSPETAAKWVSLFYLGITVGRFLGGFVTMKVKSSNMIRMGEGIILLGILLLILPLGNYTLMGGLLLMGLGCAPVYPGMIHETPRRFGKAASQSMMGMQMACAYIGSTFMPPLFGAIANSVTFLLYPFVLLVFLIMMVILSERSAKSTLAS; the protein is encoded by the coding sequence ATGACAATTTTACTTTTAATGATAATATATCTTGCATTTATCAGTCTGGGGCTTCCGGACTCCTTACTCGGCTCAGCCTGGCCGGCAATCCATCCGGGGCTTAATGTGCCTGTATCCTATGCCGGTATTGTAACCATGATAGTATCAGGTGGAACCATTGTTTCCAGTTTCTTCAGCGGTGCTGTTATTAAGAAGCTTGGAACAGGCCTTGTTACAGCCATCAGTGTTATCATGACAGCTGGTGCTTTGCTGGGATTTGCTTACTCTGACAGCTTTATCTGGTTATGTCTGCTAGCCATTCCCTTAGGACTGGGAGCAGGATCTGTGGATGCAGCACTTAACAACTTTGTAGCCTTACATTATAAAGCCAATCATATGAGCTGGCTCCATTGCTTCTGGGGAGTGGGTGCAACCCTTGGACCTGTTATTATGGCATCTTTTCTTAAACAGGGGGGAAGATGGGATTTGGGGTATAGAACAATCGGAATCCTGCAGCTAAGTCTTTCTGTAATATTGTTCCTGTCCTTGCCTTTATGGAAAAAGGTCAAAGAGGATAACAAAGAGGTGGAAGAGGAAGGGCAGAAGGAGCTTAAAAAAGGTGAAATATTAAAACAGAAAGGCGTACTTTCTGCCTTATTTGCTTTTTTTGCTTATTGCGCTATTGAGGCTACTGCAGGCTTATGGGGCAGCAGCTTCCTGGTATATACCAAGGAGGTTTCACCGGAAACTGCTGCTAAGTGGGTGTCACTTTTTTATCTTGGTATAACGGTTGGAAGATTCCTCGGAGGTTTTGTTACCATGAAGGTAAAAAGCAGCAACATGATACGTATGGGAGAAGGAATTATACTTCTTGGTATTCTCCTGTTGATACTGCCTTTGGGAAATTACACCTTGATGGGAGGTTTGCTTCTAATGGGATTAGGTTGTGCACCTGTCTATCCGGGTATGATTCATGAAACCCCAAGACGTTTCGGTAAAGCGGCCTCCCAGTCCATGATGGGAATGCAGATGGCTTGTGCTTATATTGGCTCAACTTTTATGCCTCCGCTCTTTGGTGCAATTGCCAACTCGGTAACGTTTCTTTTATATCCTTTTGTATTGCTGGTATTCTTGATAATGATGGTAATTCTATCAGAGCGAAGTGCAAAAAGCACTCTGGCAAGTTAA
- a CDS encoding glycoside hydrolase family 11 protein has product MSKSFKKVLSFFFAFMLGFTGLFTMNASAATDYWQNWTDGGGTVNAVNGSGGNFSVSWTNCGNFVVGKGWNSGNASRVVNYNAGAFSPSGNGYLTFYGWTRNSLIEYYVVDSWGTYRPTGTYKGTVYSDGATYDIYTSMRYNAPSIDGTQTFQQFWSVRQSKRATGSNVQINFANHANAWSSKGMYLGSSWSYQSLCVEGYQSSGYANVTVW; this is encoded by the coding sequence ATGAGTAAATCATTTAAAAAAGTTCTATCATTCTTCTTTGCATTTATGCTGGGTTTTACAGGTTTATTTACCATGAATGCCAGTGCTGCTACAGATTACTGGCAGAATTGGACAGACGGCGGTGGTACTGTCAACGCGGTCAATGGTTCAGGCGGCAATTTCAGCGTAAGCTGGACAAACTGTGGTAATTTCGTTGTTGGAAAGGGTTGGAACAGCGGTAATGCTTCAAGGGTTGTAAATTACAATGCCGGTGCCTTTTCTCCTTCCGGTAACGGTTATCTGACCTTCTATGGCTGGACACGGAATTCCCTTATTGAGTATTATGTTGTGGATAGCTGGGGAACCTACAGACCAACGGGAACTTATAAGGGAACTGTTTACAGTGACGGCGCAACCTATGATATCTATACAAGCATGCGCTACAATGCACCCTCTATTGACGGTACCCAGACTTTTCAGCAATTCTGGAGCGTACGGCAGTCTAAAAGAGCGACTGGCAGCAATGTTCAGATAAACTTTGCTAATCATGCAAATGCCTGGTCCAGTAAAGGGATGTATCTGGGCAGCAGCTGGTCTTATCAGTCATTATGTGTAGAAGGTTACCAGAGCAGCGGTTATGCCAATGTAACTGTCTGGTAA
- the ppk1 gene encoding polyphosphate kinase 1 — translation MPHLENNFLKPFMQNRELSWLRFNRRVLEEAEEETVPLYERLKFVSIFTSNLDEFFMIRVGSLTDLMYIDNNVDDKTGLTAKQQLELIFQAAIPLYKERDRVFQTVEEQLREFGIRNLESSELKKSEKKQLDKIFEEDIKPILSPQVIDSRHPFPHLVNKGIYIICEFTGESTKFGLIPISQSLPAYFMLPGTDSSYILTEKIVSEHIAEVFGMYKVDCAAVISVTRNADISPEDEVFEVDDDFRERMKKVIKKRARLSPVRLEVQGHLSKSLSSFLLSKLNLTKEQVFTSIAPLVLGYVFDLQGHLPSALVKQLSYPVFKPQYPSFLNSHENISVQVKRKDILLFYPYDQMEPFLQLLRESAQDTSVISIKITIYRLSRNSRIIDYLCNAAENNKEVTVLMELKARFDEKNNIEWAERLEEAGCNVIYGFEGFKVHSKICLITRRDRNRIFYITQIGTGNYNEKTAKLYTDLSLMTANQVIGQEANEFFKNMSISNLKGNYNNLFVAPYSFKNNLIALIDDEIEKARRGEAASIVMKSNSLTDKIIINKLSEASQAGVKIKLIIRGICCLLPGIKGRTDNITVYSIVGRFLEHCRIYCFGLGKDARLYISSADMMTRNTQRRVEVACPILDEDIKERIQHILEVMFSDSVKARILGKDGTYEKIDRDAEPIDSQQLFIEEAMREDSKTAASKEYILKFFRKIRRFSK, via the coding sequence ATGCCCCATCTGGAAAATAATTTCCTGAAACCCTTTATGCAGAATAGGGAACTGTCGTGGCTTCGCTTTAACAGACGTGTGCTGGAAGAAGCAGAGGAGGAGACTGTGCCTCTTTATGAGCGGTTGAAATTCGTATCCATCTTTACCAGCAATCTGGATGAATTCTTTATGATAAGGGTAGGCAGTCTTACTGACCTTATGTATATAGATAATAATGTGGACGATAAGACCGGACTTACGGCAAAACAGCAGCTGGAGCTTATATTCCAGGCAGCGATACCTTTGTATAAAGAGCGGGATCGGGTATTTCAGACGGTGGAAGAGCAGCTCCGTGAATTTGGAATACGTAATCTGGAGAGCAGTGAGCTGAAAAAAAGTGAGAAAAAACAACTGGATAAAATCTTTGAGGAGGATATCAAACCCATACTGTCCCCTCAGGTGATAGATTCCAGACATCCATTTCCTCATCTTGTAAATAAAGGAATCTATATCATATGCGAGTTTACAGGGGAATCCACGAAGTTTGGTCTTATTCCCATATCTCAGTCCCTGCCTGCTTATTTTATGCTTCCTGGTACAGACAGCAGCTACATACTGACGGAGAAGATTGTATCAGAGCACATAGCAGAAGTGTTCGGCATGTACAAGGTAGATTGTGCGGCAGTCATATCTGTTACAAGAAATGCAGATATCAGCCCTGAGGATGAAGTCTTTGAGGTAGATGACGATTTCAGGGAGAGAATGAAAAAGGTCATTAAGAAAAGAGCCAGACTTTCACCGGTAAGGCTGGAGGTTCAGGGACACTTGAGCAAGAGCCTGAGTAGCTTTCTGCTTTCAAAGCTGAATCTGACAAAAGAACAGGTATTCACAAGTATAGCCCCCTTAGTGCTTGGATATGTATTCGATCTGCAGGGGCATTTACCCTCTGCGCTGGTGAAGCAGTTAAGCTATCCGGTGTTTAAACCACAATATCCGTCCTTTTTAAACAGCCATGAGAATATCTCGGTGCAGGTAAAACGTAAGGATATCCTGTTGTTCTATCCCTATGACCAGATGGAGCCCTTTCTTCAGCTGCTGAGAGAAAGCGCCCAGGATACATCTGTGATTTCCATTAAAATTACCATTTATCGTTTATCCAGAAATTCAAGAATCATTGATTACCTTTGCAACGCTGCTGAGAATAACAAAGAGGTAACGGTTCTTATGGAGTTAAAGGCAAGGTTTGATGAGAAGAATAACATAGAGTGGGCAGAACGTCTTGAAGAGGCCGGCTGTAATGTTATATATGGATTTGAGGGTTTTAAAGTACACAGTAAGATCTGTCTCATTACAAGGAGAGACAGAAACCGTATCTTTTACATCACACAGATAGGAACGGGAAATTATAACGAGAAAACCGCTAAACTGTATACGGATCTTTCCCTTATGACAGCTAATCAGGTAATTGGTCAGGAAGCAAATGAATTCTTTAAGAATATGTCCATCAGCAATTTAAAGGGAAATTACAACAACCTCTTTGTGGCCCCTTATTCTTTTAAAAATAATCTGATTGCTCTCATTGATGATGAAATAGAGAAGGCAAGAAGAGGGGAAGCTGCCAGTATTGTAATGAAATCCAATTCCCTGACAGATAAAATAATTATTAATAAGTTATCAGAAGCATCTCAGGCAGGGGTTAAGATCAAGCTTATAATCAGAGGAATTTGCTGCCTTCTTCCCGGAATTAAAGGAAGAACAGATAATATTACAGTGTACAGTATAGTAGGACGATTCCTGGAGCATTGCAGAATCTACTGTTTTGGTCTGGGTAAAGATGCCAGATTGTATATCTCATCTGCTGATATGATGACCAGAAACACCCAGAGAAGAGTTGAAGTTGCCTGCCCTATCCTGGATGAGGATATAAAGGAAAGGATTCAGCATATTCTTGAGGTTATGTTCAGCGATTCCGTAAAAGCAAGAATACTAGGAAAGGATGGCACTTACGAAAAAATTGATCGTGATGCGGAGCCCATAGATTCGCAGCAGCTATTTATCGAAGAAGCCATGCGGGAGGACAGTAAGACTGCAGCCTCCAAAGAATATATCCTTAAATTTTTTCGTAAAATAAGAAGATTCTCAAAATAA
- a CDS encoding ROK family transcriptional regulator: MLSGNTLLMKEVNKDLVREQLKTLRKATKQDLSQKTGLSVVTVNSILTDMVKHGEVQEGEMIPSNGGRPSLLYHYNVNYSYGIVIYGHQKENQNCIHLAVVNLAGESVYKEEAFMEDIQLESFEELIDRGKEKVSHISIIGFGLPGEEEDGVVTLNDYRNLTGDVFMKHYREKYKVPVIFINDINGAVNGYYHYKAPGGMLNVAGIYFPRLYPPGAGLVLNGEVYTGNKSFAGEIAGLPIGVDWIKLDYDNRTEIREAIGRLVAALACVIAPEQIVLYGDFFQEDDVAGIKEVAEKLLFRKFDIYLVLSQNFEEDFEQGMIRFLLEHSVDKYILSRKGIETVML, translated from the coding sequence ATGTTAAGCGGAAATACCCTGTTGATGAAAGAAGTTAATAAAGATCTGGTAAGGGAGCAGTTAAAGACCTTAAGAAAAGCAACAAAGCAGGATTTATCTCAGAAGACCGGGCTAAGTGTGGTAACTGTCAATTCCATTCTGACGGATATGGTGAAGCACGGAGAAGTACAGGAAGGTGAGATGATACCCTCTAACGGAGGCAGACCCTCTCTTTTGTATCACTATAATGTAAATTACAGCTACGGAATTGTTATCTATGGCCATCAGAAAGAAAATCAGAACTGCATTCATCTGGCAGTAGTTAACCTTGCAGGGGAGAGTGTGTATAAAGAAGAAGCCTTTATGGAGGATATCCAGCTGGAAAGCTTTGAAGAACTTATAGACAGGGGAAAGGAGAAGGTTTCCCATATTTCAATAATCGGCTTTGGTTTGCCAGGGGAAGAAGAGGACGGCGTTGTAACCCTTAATGATTACAGAAACCTGACCGGTGATGTCTTTATGAAGCATTACAGGGAGAAATACAAAGTACCGGTTATCTTCATCAATGACATCAACGGGGCAGTAAACGGTTATTATCACTACAAAGCCCCCGGAGGTATGTTAAATGTTGCCGGTATTTATTTTCCGAGGCTTTATCCCCCAGGTGCCGGGCTTGTTCTAAACGGTGAAGTTTATACAGGAAATAAAAGCTTTGCAGGTGAGATTGCAGGTCTTCCTATTGGAGTGGATTGGATTAAGCTTGACTATGATAACCGAACAGAAATAAGGGAAGCGATTGGCAGGCTTGTGGCGGCTTTAGCCTGTGTTATTGCACCGGAGCAGATTGTTTTATATGGTGATTTTTTTCAGGAGGACGATGTGGCGGGAATCAAAGAAGTTGCAGAAAAGCTTCTTTTTAGAAAATTTGATATTTATCTGGTGCTATCTCAAAACTTCGAAGAGGATTTTGAACAGGGTATGATCCGGTTCCTATTGGAGCATTCGGTGGATAAGTATATACTTTCAAGAAAAGGAATCGAAACCGTTATGCTATAA
- a CDS encoding formylglycine-generating enzyme family protein, translating into MKKSVLILFFLVVLIQNSGCSSKASDELVFIEGGNFVNTHSSFYGETTEIADFYIGKQEVTQREWSAVMGQNPSEFKGDTRPVESVSWYEAIEYCNKRSEKEGKELYYNINKEQVDSDNTNEFDDVKWLVTINQDADGYRLPTEAEWEYAAGGGQKSKSYLYSGSGIAEEVGWYWRNSGKDLLSGDWSWPAISANNSSTKAVGSCKPNELGLYDMSGNVREWCFDWYGEGDANSSSSRVTKGGGWIGDVSCLEPSFRGKFEANGKGSDQGLRICRNAD; encoded by the coding sequence ATGAAAAAAAGTGTTTTAATATTATTTTTCCTTGTTGTTCTCATACAGAACAGCGGCTGCTCCAGCAAAGCTTCCGATGAACTGGTATTTATAGAAGGCGGCAATTTTGTTAATACGCACTCCTCTTTTTATGGAGAGACAACAGAAATAGCCGATTTTTATATTGGAAAACAGGAAGTTACCCAGAGGGAATGGTCTGCGGTAATGGGACAAAATCCCTCCGAATTCAAGGGTGATACCAGGCCGGTTGAATCAGTCAGTTGGTATGAAGCAATTGAATACTGCAATAAAAGAAGTGAGAAGGAAGGTAAAGAGTTATATTACAATATAAACAAAGAACAGGTCGATTCAGACAATACCAATGAATTCGATGATGTGAAATGGCTTGTTACAATCAATCAGGATGCCGATGGTTACCGTCTTCCTACTGAAGCCGAATGGGAATATGCTGCCGGCGGCGGTCAGAAGAGCAAAAGCTATCTTTATAGCGGCAGCGGCATAGCAGAAGAAGTTGGCTGGTACTGGAGAAATTCAGGAAAAGACCTTTTATCTGGAGACTGGAGCTGGCCAGCCATATCAGCCAACAATAGCAGCACGAAAGCAGTAGGCAGCTGTAAGCCAAATGAATTAGGGCTTTATGATATGTCAGGAAATGTGCGGGAATGGTGTTTTGACTGGTATGGTGAAGGCGATGCTAACAGCAGCTCTTCCAGGGTTACAAAGGGAGGCGGATGGATTGGCGATGTAAGCTGCCTGGAGCCCTCCTTCCGAGGTAAATTCGAAGCCAACGGTAAAGGTTCCGACCAGGGACTGCGTATTTGCCGCAATGCAGATTAA
- a CDS encoding nitrite/sulfite reductase: MSKVQTLEYKEKLISEIKGFKEKGESFLRKELTVAEFKGISGGMGVYAQKGGEQFMLRLRVSSGILSREYSDLILRLAEKFGIEKLHLTTRQAIQLHDLNLDEVCEIMEESIRNGLYTRGGGGNFPRNVALSPLSGVEKGEAFDVTPFAVCTGEYLMEHITEYRLPRKFKIAYSNGGRDNAGCTSTDLGFLAVVKEGKPYFKVYLAGGLGNNPAFGIELKELIEPSKALHYVEAAIRLFMAEGDYQNKGKARLRYVPVRIGEEAFLDAFYDKLKEVEGDDSFTEFAEEFAACDTKIEKNTKTNQEVISPDKGEVILEQKQESLFAVRIHPICGQFKISDFKILRDFMDEILEAEKENNTPDIRLSMDESLFVRNLTKKQAEILLDKLAAMNMVISLSRSISCVGTPSCQVGMIASQELIHAALDYMKAEGINPNRLPQLSVSGCLNSCARHQISPLGFTGIKRRVDNEPVDAFDLHICGSSLEGACHLGKMVGSMRKKDIPAFLGKLAATLENLDKEYTDYANDMEEDFLKLIDEFKIS; this comes from the coding sequence ATGAGCAAAGTGCAGACACTGGAATATAAAGAAAAACTAATCAGTGAAATTAAAGGTTTTAAGGAAAAAGGCGAAAGTTTCCTTCGAAAAGAACTAACGGTTGCTGAATTTAAGGGTATCTCAGGAGGAATGGGGGTTTATGCGCAAAAGGGCGGTGAGCAGTTCATGCTTCGTCTTCGTGTGTCCTCTGGAATACTGAGCAGAGAGTATTCTGATTTAATTCTTCGTTTAGCGGAGAAGTTCGGTATTGAGAAACTTCATCTGACTACCAGGCAGGCGATTCAGCTACATGACCTGAACCTTGATGAAGTATGTGAGATAATGGAAGAATCCATTCGAAATGGTTTATATACAAGAGGAGGCGGTGGTAATTTTCCAAGAAACGTTGCCCTGTCACCTCTCTCAGGTGTAGAAAAGGGTGAAGCTTTTGATGTTACCCCATTTGCTGTCTGTACCGGAGAGTACCTAATGGAACATATTACCGAATATCGATTACCAAGAAAATTTAAGATAGCTTACTCCAACGGCGGCAGGGATAATGCCGGATGTACCTCTACGGACTTAGGTTTTCTGGCCGTTGTAAAAGAAGGTAAGCCCTATTTTAAAGTTTATCTAGCCGGCGGACTTGGTAATAATCCGGCTTTTGGTATTGAGCTTAAGGAATTGATTGAACCCTCCAAAGCCCTTCATTATGTAGAAGCAGCAATCAGGCTGTTTATGGCAGAAGGTGACTATCAGAATAAAGGAAAAGCAAGACTTCGTTATGTACCGGTGAGGATCGGTGAAGAAGCCTTTTTGGATGCCTTTTATGATAAGCTAAAAGAAGTAGAAGGCGACGACAGCTTTACCGAATTCGCGGAGGAGTTTGCAGCCTGTGATACTAAGATAGAGAAAAATACCAAAACAAATCAGGAAGTCATATCTCCTGATAAGGGGGAAGTAATCCTTGAGCAGAAACAGGAGAGTCTGTTTGCAGTGAGAATCCATCCCATCTGCGGACAATTTAAAATTTCGGATTTTAAAATTCTCAGGGATTTCATGGATGAAATCCTAGAAGCAGAAAAGGAAAACAATACGCCGGATATTCGTTTGTCCATGGATGAAAGCCTTTTTGTAAGAAATCTGACAAAAAAGCAGGCAGAGATACTGCTTGATAAGCTTGCCGCGATGAATATGGTCATATCACTTTCCAGAAGTATATCCTGTGTGGGGACACCCTCCTGTCAGGTTGGCATGATAGCAAGTCAGGAACTGATTCACGCTGCCCTTGATTATATGAAGGCAGAAGGAATAAACCCAAACAGGCTGCCCCAGCTTTCAGTGTCCGGCTGCCTGAATTCCTGTGCAAGACATCAGATAAGCCCACTGGGTTTCACCGGTATCAAGAGAAGAGTAGACAATGAACCGGTAGATGCTTTTGACCTGCATATCTGCGGTTCTTCTTTAGAAGGTGCCTGCCATCTTGGTAAAATGGTTGGAAGTATGAGAAAGAAGGATATCCCGGCCTTTCTTGGTAAGCTTGCTGCTACCTTGGAGAATTTGGACAAGGAGTATACGGATTATGCCAATGATATGGAAGAGGATTTTCTGAAATTGATAGATGAATTTAAGATTTCGTAA
- a CDS encoding amino acid permease, producing MGEKHEKGLSAWQLTMMAVGSVIGGSFFLGSSVAIHSAGPSIILSYILGGVLVYFILFALSEMTVNNPGVGSFRGFAADAYGPGAGFITGWVYWTGMVLAMSSEATAISLLFKNWFPEVSTTILGSTIIIGVTLINLLGASRLSKLESGLAAIKMLTVVAFIIMGVLLILGIVRGVTTSGAVVYNTPAITNEAFFADGFRGLAGSLLIIMFAYAGFEIIGLAASEAREPRKTVPKAIHRTVVILLGLYILSVGTTLFLIPTGEIREDISPMVAVLNRYGFTWAGTVLNIVLITAILSTMLASMFGLGRMIRSLADDGWAPPFLKEVKEVPYKGILFSGAAMLLGLYVGLLLPQVYLFLISAGGFSALFTYSMIMATHIRFRRNHGKPEDRLRLRGFPYSSLFVLLCLIVAIISMPFIKGQGTGLIAGIAIVIFYGITYLIVKQFRKETKSNMDSNHLNNRLSMETSRELTNLRDYKRKHQKDNNDNSIN from the coding sequence ATGGGTGAAAAGCATGAAAAAGGATTATCAGCCTGGCAGCTGACAATGATGGCAGTAGGTTCCGTAATTGGCGGTTCCTTCTTTTTAGGGTCTTCAGTAGCAATACATTCTGCAGGGCCGTCAATAATCCTTTCTTATATATTGGGCGGTGTACTTGTATATTTTATTTTATTTGCGTTGTCTGAAATGACTGTAAATAATCCGGGCGTGGGTTCCTTTCGAGGATTTGCAGCCGATGCCTATGGACCGGGAGCAGGATTTATAACAGGGTGGGTATATTGGACAGGAATGGTGCTTGCCATGTCCAGTGAAGCAACAGCTATATCGTTATTGTTTAAGAATTGGTTTCCGGAGGTTTCGACTACAATTTTGGGAAGTACCATAATAATTGGTGTAACCCTGATAAATCTACTTGGTGCAAGCAGACTAAGTAAGTTAGAGAGTGGTCTTGCAGCTATAAAAATGCTGACTGTAGTAGCTTTTATCATAATGGGTGTTTTGCTTATATTGGGGATTGTAAGAGGGGTAACAACAAGTGGTGCTGTCGTTTACAATACTCCGGCTATAACAAATGAGGCATTTTTTGCAGATGGCTTCAGAGGACTTGCAGGCAGCTTACTAATAATTATGTTTGCGTATGCAGGGTTTGAGATAATCGGCCTCGCAGCCTCAGAAGCAAGAGAACCAAGAAAAACAGTACCAAAAGCAATTCACCGAACAGTGGTGATACTGTTAGGTTTATATATACTATCTGTAGGTACCACTCTTTTTCTGATACCCACAGGAGAAATAAGGGAAGATATCAGCCCTATGGTAGCAGTACTTAACCGGTACGGATTTACCTGGGCAGGAACCGTCTTGAATATTGTATTGATAACTGCCATCCTATCCACTATGTTAGCCTCCATGTTCGGACTTGGAAGAATGATAAGGTCATTGGCAGATGACGGCTGGGCACCGCCATTCCTAAAAGAAGTAAAAGAAGTGCCTTATAAGGGGATTTTATTCTCTGGTGCAGCTATGCTACTTGGTTTATATGTAGGCTTACTGCTTCCCCAGGTGTATTTGTTCCTTATCAGCGCCGGCGGCTTTTCCGCCCTGTTTACCTATTCCATGATAATGGCAACCCATATCCGTTTCCGGAGAAATCACGGGAAGCCGGAAGACAGGCTACGGTTAAGAGGTTTTCCGTATTCCTCCTTATTTGTGCTTCTATGCCTTATTGTTGCCATAATAAGCATGCCCTTTATCAAAGGACAGGGAACAGGGCTAATCGCAGGAATTGCAATTGTTATATTCTATGGTATAACTTATCTGATTGTAAAACAGTTCCGAAAAGAAACAAAAAGCAACATGGATTCAAACCATCTGAACAACAGGCTAAGTATGGAGACTTCCAGGGAACTTACCAACTTAAGAGATTATAAGCGAAAACATCAGAAAGACAACAACGATAACAGTATAAATTAG
- a CDS encoding Ppx/GppA phosphatase family protein, with protein MLYAIVDLGSNTMRLCIYETSETGLKSIFEKKTMAGLVNYIKKERLSTAGIKRACDILNEYKHYISNFGIKKEELNIFATASLRNIVNTKEVIQTIKDITGLDVELISGEEEATLDFKGAIKAFPESSGVLVDIGGGSTELVSFQDRQIQYATSMPVGSLNLYVNYVKKIIPKEEERESIREHIKETLKSLELKEETAPFICGVGGTMRAAAKLSNQIYGYGKENIIIKTSDIKEILDTIKNSRKQTISPVLQVIPDRIHTIIPGLIAVDTIADFYNAKEIFVSRYGVREGYLYERIIKESVYAPSGK; from the coding sequence ATGCTGTATGCAATTGTGGATTTAGGTTCCAACACGATGAGACTTTGTATTTATGAAACAAGTGAAACGGGGTTAAAGTCAATCTTTGAAAAGAAAACCATGGCAGGCCTTGTTAACTACATCAAAAAAGAGAGGCTTAGCACAGCAGGAATCAAGCGTGCCTGTGATATATTAAATGAGTACAAGCATTATATCAGTAATTTTGGAATCAAAAAGGAAGAGTTAAATATATTTGCGACAGCTTCCCTTCGAAATATAGTAAATACCAAAGAAGTAATCCAGACGATCAAAGATATAACTGGTCTGGATGTCGAATTGATATCCGGGGAGGAAGAAGCTACCCTTGACTTTAAGGGAGCCATAAAGGCATTTCCGGAAAGCTCCGGTGTGCTGGTAGATATCGGCGGCGGAAGTACTGAGCTTGTGTCCTTTCAGGACAGACAGATTCAATATGCAACCAGTATGCCTGTTGGTTCCCTGAATCTTTACGTAAATTATGTAAAAAAGATTATACCCAAAGAAGAAGAAAGAGAATCAATCAGAGAACATATAAAAGAAACTTTAAAATCTCTGGAGTTAAAAGAAGAAACGGCACCTTTTATCTGCGGTGTTGGCGGTACCATGCGTGCAGCCGCCAAGCTTAGCAACCAGATTTATGGTTATGGAAAAGAAAATATCATAATAAAAACTTCTGACATAAAAGAAATCCTTGATACCATAAAAAATAGCAGAAAGCAGACCATATCACCGGTATTGCAGGTAATCCCGGATAGAATCCATACCATAATCCCGGGGCTGATTGCTGTGGATACCATAGCAGATTTCTACAATGCAAAAGAAATATTTGTCAGTCGTTATGGTGTCAGAGAAGGATATCTATACGAAAGAATAATAAAGGAGAGTGTGTATGCCCCATCTGGAAAATAA